A segment of the Candidatus Zixiibacteriota bacterium genome:
TTTGACTACCAATGGACCCTTCGGCCCGGGAGAAATTGGCCGCAAAGACGCGATTACGGTCGGAACCGATCCGGTCGCGGTGGATGCCTACAGCGTCCGCTACCTTGGCTTAAAACCGAAAGATGTAATCATGATCGGAATGGCGGCTGACCATGGAATCGGTACGGATGATTTGAAATCGCTCAATATCAAGGAAATCACGGCCTAAACTTTATGATATTTATGCGCTCAGGCATCGCTCTTATTATAGCAGGTTTGCTCATTCTATTCGCATGCGGTGAACCGCCGCAGGATGATACAATAAAAGTATTACCTTTAAATAATCTTCCTTCGGGCTGGACTGCAGCAGACACTGTCCGGACGTTTGTCGGCGAGGATCTTTTCATACTGATTAACGGAGGGGCGGAAATTTATCATGAGTACGGCTTCGATCGCGTCTATGCGCAGGAGTTTGATTTTAACGGGAGTCGAGCAGTCACTGTTGAAGTATTTCAAATGAACAATGGTGAAGCTGCCAACGGAATATATAATTATAAAGTCGGCGATAAAGAACCGAATATCGAGATCGGGGGTGAGGCCCGTTTAGATCAATACTATTTGAATTTTCGCAAAGAACGATATCTAATTACTCTGATTGGGTTCAGTGATGAACCGGAAATTATCGACGGCATTATCGAATTGGCAAAACTTATAAATGATAATATTCAGATTGACTCACAATAATATTGATTCTTGACTATTAACTACTAATTGTCCTTAATTCCTGTATGATTTCCGGGCGAAAAACAGCCTATGCGGCTTTAACTTTTACCATGCTGATATTAATCGCGGGCAATTTAGGCTGGTGGTGGTATTACCAATCAATGAGCAGTTATTTCGAGGAACAATTATCGCGAAGGTTGAGCGGCAACGCTTCGACGGCATCGTTGTATTTTTCGGGTACCGATATCGACCGGCTTCTAATTGAAGATTTTGAAATATATGCCAGGATACTGACTTATCTCGATTCGCTGGCTCAAATAGATTCCCTGCTGGAGGTATCAATAATCGACCGGGACTTCAATTACCTCATCTCAACCAGAGACGATATCCTGGCCGATGAAAGTTATTTATTGTCCCAACTGAACTTTGCATTCCTGCAGACGGCGTTAACGGGAAAGACGACCGCTTCGGAGCTTTATAATGTTGATGGGACGTATCTGAAATCAGCCTACGCCCCGCTCTACGATTCGGCCAATAATATCAGCGCGATATTGGTAGTCGAAGCCGGGGCGACTTATTTTGATTTGCTTTCGGAATTGCGATATAATCTATTTCTTTTGGCCGGAGGATCGGGCGGGGTCGTGATTATTTTATTGGCCTTTTTTATATTCTATCATCGGCGACTGGCAATCGCCGAGGAAAAAGTTTTTATGGCCGGTTCTCAGGCGGCTCTGGGCCGGATGGTATCGGTCGTCAGCCATGAAATAAAAAATCCTCTGATGATCCTGGGGGCGGCCGGGGAAAGACTGGAGAAGAAATATTCCGATGAAGAGGCCTCGTTTATTACCGAGGAAGTATCCCGCCTCGATGAAATAGTAACCGGTTACTTGTCATTTGCTCGCGGTCAGAGAAAAACCCTAACGGAAAAAATAAATATAGTCGAACTGACTCGAAAAATTACCGCCGATCTCCGGGGCCAGTTTGATGAGAAAAATATTGAACTCGTTTGCAGCTCTGAGGAAGGCTTACCGGATATTGAAGCCGATAAAATCGGTATCCGCCAGGTGATCTTAAATTTGCTCTTGAACGCTCTTCAGGCTGCCGAGCATACCCGGGAAGGATATAAAAAGACTGTCTCTATAAAGATTTATCGGTCTGATGCAAGTCTGGTTATTCGCGTGCGGGACAGCGGACCGGGGATAAAGAAGAAACATCGCGAAAAGCTCTTTGAACCGTTTTACACGACCAAAACCAAAGGATCGGGATTGGGCTTATATCTATGTCGCCGGATAATTCATGACCATCAGGGAACAATCAATATTGTTGACGACCCGGAATTCCCGATGAATTTTGAAGTTAAATTACCGTGGAGAACAAAATAAATGAACAAGATTCTCGTTATTGATGACGAACCGAAAATGACAAAACTCATCGCCTCACACCTTACAGATAGCGGCCTGAATGTGGACACCGCCGCGTCCGGCAAGGAAGCCATGGATTATTTAAGAAAGCATAATTATGAAGTCGTCGTGACCGATATAAGACTACCCGCTCCGGACGGCATGGAAATCCTAAAATGGGTAACCGATAATCAACCGGATACTCACGTTATCATGATGACCGCTTTTGCCGAGATTAAAAACGCGATTGACGCCATAAAAAAGGGAGCCGCCGATTATCTGATAAAACCGTTTCCCCTCGATGAACTAAGCCTTCAAATATCAAAATTACTGCGTCAGAGGAAAACCGAAAATCTGAAAAACCTCAGAGAAGCGGATTTTGATTCTCTCGCCTATAATAAATTTATAGGCCAATCGGATGCGTCGCAAAAACTGATTGACTTGTTGAAAAAAGTGGCGGTGACCGATACCACGGTTTTAATAAACGGCGAGTCGGGTTCCGGCAAAGAGTTAGCTGCCCGTATGATTCATGATTTTTCACCGCGTAAAGATAAACCGTTTATCGCCGTAAATTGCGCCGCATTAACTGAGACTTTACTTGAGTCCGAACTATTCGGCCATGAAAAAGGAGCTTTCACCGGGGCCGTTTCGCGCAAACCGGGGCGATTTGAACTGGCCGACGGGGGAAGTCTCTTGCTTGATGAAATTGGGGAAATGTCACCGGCCCTCCAGGCCAAACTACTTCGGGTGCTCGAAGAAAGAAAACTGGTCAGGGTTGGCGGAGTGGATGTCATTAACGTCGATGTTCGGTTGATCGCCGCTACTAATAGAGATTTAAAGAAAATGATCAAGGAAGGAACCTTCAGGGAAGATTTGTATTTCCGGATCAATGTCTTCCCGATTGCCATGCCGGCTTTACGGGAACGCCTTGAAGATATTCCGCCTTTATCGAAATATTTCCTGGAGAAAAGAAATTTCCCATTTCCTGATCTCGATATAGAAATATTGGAGTTGCTCAGGAGTTATGGCTGGCCGGGCAATATCAGAGAGTTAAAAAATATATTGGAGAGGGCAATAATTCTGGCCGGCGAAAATCCTATTGATATCGGCTGTATCGGCATAGATGATGATGATTTAATTGAGGATAAGAATTTAAAAAAAGCGGGCGTTTCATTAAGTGAGAATGAAAAAGAATTGATTATGGATGCTTTGGAAAAAACCAAGGGAAACAAAACGGAGGCGGCGAAGCTTTTGAGCATTACCCGTCGAAGGCTTTATTCGCGAATGAAAATACATGATATACAACCCTGATTTTTGTCCGCATCGGTACATAATTGACCGGACTGGTACATGATATAAATGACGGAAAATTGGAAACGGTCGATAAATTGTTGATATATAACAGATTTATTAAAAAATCTGAGCGATTGCCGGTCGGCATGAAAATTGAGTCCTAAAGTGGCAGAGAGAAAAGGACATATGCTTATGAAATATTTGTCAAAGATAATCATAGTCACTCTGGGACTTTTAGCGATTTCCGGGGTTGCTTCAGCCCAGATTTATGGAACGGATCAACAACAGCGGCTTCAGTATGCTCTGGAAAGGACTGATGAAATTATAAATCGCGCCCGGGAAGTGGTTCAGGAAAGTGGCTCCGAACGGGCCCGTTTGATTTTGCAAGCCGCTATCAGACTTCAGGAAAACGCCCGTCAGATATCGGAACGGGCATTTGACTTAACTGATGAGTCTATGGGAATGCAATCCGGCCGCCGTACGCTTGAAGCTCGAGAACGAGCCCAAAGGGCTATTGCAATTACCCGACAAGCCGGTGAAAACGAGAATTTTGTAAGGCGTAAACTGGAAAAAACCGAAGAAAAAATGCGTCGCCTGGAGGAACAAATCGGCCCCAATGCCCCGGATCAGATATCTAAATTACTTGACTCTACCCGAGAAAAACAACGCCGAGCGACGGAATTGTTCCGCAATCGGCGACTGAAGCCCTCTCTCCAGATGACAATTCAGGTCGAAAAAGCTCTCGAGGATTTAGCCCGGCATATTAACAATAGAAACCGATTGGAAAATCGCTACCTGGCTCAGACGGATAATTATTTCCGACTGACTGACAGGATTAATTCCAGTGAATTATCGGAAAATGCGGAAGTGCAGGAACGTCTCCGTGCCGCGGAACAATTACGTGAACGAGCCGACGACTTTTTTGCCAACGAAAATCACCGTCGCGCCGAAATAGTCATGGGTGATGCGGTTGATATGCTTAGAAAGTTTGCCGAACGATTGCGCGATCCGGCACGCATTAAACGGGCTCTTGAGAATATTCAAAATATGAGTGACCGCCTCAGGGAAAGAGTTCAACTATCTAACAACCGGCAAATCCGAGATTTATTTGAAAACGCCCTCGAGCATTTAGACAACGCCAGAATAGGTTTTCAAAATAATCGATTTGAAGCGGCGGCATCACATATTCAGGCGGCCCGCCTGCTGTTGACAAGGGTTTCCAAACTTCTGGGAGACTAATCTTTGACAAAATATCCGGGCGGGATATTTATTATATGGCTAATTCTGATTAGCCGCATTTGGGGAAACGATTTACGGGATCCCTCCGGATTATCGTTTTCCAGCGGGCTCGAATATCAGCTTATTTCCCAGGAATATTACAGTTCCATCATCGACACCACCCACATCGACTTATTGGAAAACTGGACATTGACTCAGGAAAAATTCGATGAGGTCATTTTTAAAACCAACCTGCGGTACCGCCGCAAATCCCCCTCCAATAGATTCAATTTGATCACAGATATTGAGCTATCTCGAAAACGGTGGATTTCAAGGGCCGAATCATTCTATCAAATGGGAAATATGAACAAGGGCTTGCGTCTTTACGCCAAATTTGAAAATAAATCCTCTTTTGAAGACGATTCATATTACGATCGGGGATATCGATTTATTCAGACAAACCTGAGGGGTATATGCCCCATAACGTCTCATATTTCAATCGGCATCAGGCCGAAATTCGAATATGTTTCTTTTGAGAAATTGAATTCCGGAACGGAATTTTTGGTCGACCAATCCGGAATCGTAAACGCTTTCCAGAATAAAGATTACAGCATCAGCGGAGCTGAGTTACTTGGCGAAATTAAGTTAAGTGAATTCTCCCGAGTAATTGACTGGTCGGTTACTTTCAATCATCGTGATGTTCCCGATTCCAGTCTCGCGGCTTATAATCAATATTCATTCCGAATTGGCTTCAGCAATTTCGGGTATCGCGGCTCTTTTATCCTCGAATCCAATCTTGAACTCAAGGATTATGCACAATTTAATAATAGAGAGGATTTTACCGCTTTTGAATTATCCGCACTTGCCAATCGGAATTTAGGCGAAAAATATGAAATCGGATTAATTCTCCAATTTAGCAATTACAGTTATAAATCCCCCGATATCGTCTATCGAAATCATTACCGGATTCGACCCGAAGTCAGACTTATTCGTAAAATCGGCAATTGGAGTATCGGCCCTGAATTAGTCTTTGAGCGTTATGTCGAAGGCTTAACCGAAGAGTACAACTCCATTCCTGGTCTTGATAACGAGGATTATTCTCATTGGGAAGCCGGCATTCTGGCAAATTTTATGAACCTGAATAGCGTCTTTCTCAATTCCGGGATTTCATTGGGAAGGCGATACTACCCGGAAGATCTTCTTGTTCTAAGCTCTTACTCCCTGATTTCCGGTTCTATGATAGCAGATATATCCATTACCAAAAATATATCGATTAATTTAAATGCCGATATCAATTTTGAGCGCCATAAAATTAAAGAGGACAACATGACTCTTTATTTGCTCTCCGCCTCAGTAAAATCCAGGTTTTAAGCGATTCTGCACCACCTTAGTGCCAAAAAGCGCTTGACAAATCTCGAAAATGTATTACTTTTTTGTTGTCTAGGGATTAGTTGTGTTTTGTCGCACCTTTCCTATGCTTCAAGCGCACCTTGAGTAGCTTTATCGTACTTACTTAAAGTACTCCAAGTTACATATACGCTCTTACAAAAACTTTTTGCTGAGATTTAAACTCAGTTTACTCTTGAGGTATGTTCATTAGACGTTTACCTATGCATCATTTAGACTCGACATCTTCGTTTGACGGGTATTCGTTGTTGATTTTAATCCCATTATGTAACAGAGGTTTAAACTCTTGAAAAGGTTCCTTAATTCCTTATGGTGTCTTATGTTTTGCGACGCCGTAATGGACAAATTTAAAGGAGCAGTGTAATGAAGCAAAACAAGCTACTTATTTTATCATTGCTGGCCTCGTTTCTGCTTCTGACTTTGGCTTCCTATGCAAATGCTCAGAATACGGTAACATTCGGTATC
Coding sequences within it:
- a CDS encoding sigma-54 dependent transcriptional regulator, with the translated sequence MNKILVIDDEPKMTKLIASHLTDSGLNVDTAASGKEAMDYLRKHNYEVVVTDIRLPAPDGMEILKWVTDNQPDTHVIMMTAFAEIKNAIDAIKKGAADYLIKPFPLDELSLQISKLLRQRKTENLKNLREADFDSLAYNKFIGQSDASQKLIDLLKKVAVTDTTVLINGESGSGKELAARMIHDFSPRKDKPFIAVNCAALTETLLESELFGHEKGAFTGAVSRKPGRFELADGGSLLLDEIGEMSPALQAKLLRVLEERKLVRVGGVDVINVDVRLIAATNRDLKKMIKEGTFREDLYFRINVFPIAMPALRERLEDIPPLSKYFLEKRNFPFPDLDIEILELLRSYGWPGNIRELKNILERAIILAGENPIDIGCIGIDDDDLIEDKNLKKAGVSLSENEKELIMDALEKTKGNKTEAAKLLSITRRRLYSRMKIHDIQP
- a CDS encoding DUF6599 family protein, with the protein product MIFMRSGIALIIAGLLILFACGEPPQDDTIKVLPLNNLPSGWTAADTVRTFVGEDLFILINGGAEIYHEYGFDRVYAQEFDFNGSRAVTVEVFQMNNGEAANGIYNYKVGDKEPNIEIGGEARLDQYYLNFRKERYLITLIGFSDEPEIIDGIIELAKLINDNIQIDSQ
- a CDS encoding HAMP domain-containing sensor histidine kinase; this translates as MLILIAGNLGWWWYYQSMSSYFEEQLSRRLSGNASTASLYFSGTDIDRLLIEDFEIYARILTYLDSLAQIDSLLEVSIIDRDFNYLISTRDDILADESYLLSQLNFAFLQTALTGKTTASELYNVDGTYLKSAYAPLYDSANNISAILVVEAGATYFDLLSELRYNLFLLAGGSGGVVIILLAFFIFYHRRLAIAEEKVFMAGSQAALGRMVSVVSHEIKNPLMILGAAGERLEKKYSDEEASFITEEVSRLDEIVTGYLSFARGQRKTLTEKINIVELTRKITADLRGQFDEKNIELVCSSEEGLPDIEADKIGIRQVILNLLLNALQAAEHTREGYKKTVSIKIYRSDASLVIRVRDSGPGIKKKHREKLFEPFYTTKTKGSGLGLYLCRRIIHDHQGTINIVDDPEFPMNFEVKLPWRTK